In the genome of Oceaniferula marina, one region contains:
- a CDS encoding C39 family peptidase: protein MKYFLLLPVCLLFCAPAFSKTKVKPKAFELESLVLNQEIWSMSVTDFEKKHKANGFVFMSAAKKDLRSEGKGFTLFGKEAGETVLRSENGKISSLTVSVYNRGDDGAIGLSAFNDRRNHIMNEISTKTKVRPRDMSQRGTVKLDRQLWMWDKSALLLEKSISRDGKNAEFLRLRMKPKNADKAKIANRSSLKSNVVEDRASGDVFIEGVPMVDQGRKGYCAVASAARVYQYYGLEVDQHELAQIAGTGPGSGTSLGEMVASLKKVTRHVHSKVLVLYEYPTGLADKMPDGKSSYQDYDRVIRNYNRGLKEFARDVKSYNKIAKKQGKTEFRDDVDEGVVSRQQLSRECDKDIYRSVMVKKSSYSRFKNKIYTYIDQGVPVGWCLQLGMFKEENLPQAFGGHMRLIIGYNKKTDELIYTDSWGAGHGKKRMPVPDAFCMTSALLALPPTK from the coding sequence ATGAAGTATTTCCTCCTTCTGCCTGTTTGTTTGCTCTTTTGTGCCCCGGCTTTCAGTAAAACGAAAGTGAAACCCAAGGCTTTTGAGTTGGAGAGCCTTGTGCTCAACCAGGAGATCTGGTCCATGTCTGTCACGGATTTTGAGAAAAAGCACAAAGCCAATGGCTTTGTATTTATGTCTGCGGCGAAGAAGGATTTACGATCGGAAGGTAAGGGGTTTACCTTGTTCGGGAAGGAAGCAGGGGAAACGGTTCTGCGTTCGGAGAACGGTAAAATCAGTTCGTTGACGGTATCTGTATACAACCGTGGTGATGATGGCGCGATTGGCCTGTCGGCGTTTAATGACCGCCGGAATCACATCATGAACGAGATTTCTACAAAAACCAAAGTGCGCCCAAGAGACATGAGCCAGAGAGGCACTGTCAAGCTGGACCGACAGCTTTGGATGTGGGACAAAAGCGCTTTGCTCTTGGAGAAGAGTATCAGCCGGGATGGGAAAAATGCTGAGTTTCTGCGCTTGCGCATGAAGCCCAAGAATGCGGATAAGGCAAAGATTGCCAATCGCTCATCGCTGAAATCCAATGTAGTCGAGGACCGGGCCAGTGGTGATGTATTTATCGAAGGGGTGCCGATGGTCGATCAGGGGCGTAAGGGATACTGCGCCGTGGCATCGGCTGCGCGTGTTTATCAATATTATGGATTGGAAGTCGACCAACACGAGCTTGCTCAAATTGCGGGCACCGGCCCGGGAAGTGGAACGTCTCTCGGTGAGATGGTCGCCTCATTGAAAAAAGTGACGCGCCACGTCCACTCCAAGGTCTTGGTTCTGTATGAGTATCCAACAGGCTTGGCGGATAAAATGCCGGATGGAAAGAGCTCGTATCAGGATTATGACCGGGTGATTCGCAACTACAACCGGGGGCTCAAGGAGTTTGCCCGCGACGTAAAGAGCTATAATAAAATCGCTAAGAAACAGGGCAAAACAGAATTTCGGGATGATGTCGATGAAGGGGTTGTCAGTCGTCAGCAGCTGAGTAGGGAATGTGATAAAGACATTTACCGCAGTGTGATGGTCAAAAAATCGAGTTATTCACGGTTTAAAAATAAGATTTATACTTATATCGACCAAGGGGTTCCCGTCGGTTGGTGTTTGCAGCTCGGTATGTTTAAGGAGGAAAACCTACCGCAGGCGTTTGGCGGTCACATGCGACTCATCATTGGTTACAACAAGAAAACGGACGAGCTGATTTACACGGATTCCTGGGGTGCCGGGCACGGTAAAAAGCGGATGCCTGTTCCGGATGCCTTTTGTATGACGAGTGCCTTGCTGGCATTGCCTCCGACCAAGTAA
- a CDS encoding sulfatase family protein: MNHFKLTFIALSVSTLVAAAETSKPNIVLILADDIGYGDFGCYGSKKIKTPNIDRLAQEGMRFTDAYAGAATCTPTRFSMLTGKHAWRQPGTGILSGDAPLCIPEGTSTIAQVMKKAGYTTAAIGKWHLGMGREGKTDYNAEIDAGPNTLGFDYSFLIPATGDRVPCVYVEDHKVVNLDPADPIKVSFRGNVFDSPTAKTHPELIRPTHRDPVHEIRGGSIVNGICRIGFMTGGQTALWQDDSIADTITNKAVHFIKENKDKPFFLYFSTHDVHAPIAPNPRFLGSSGFGRRGDTIHQFDWCVGEIMKTLDEQGVADNTLLIVTSDNGGCGVYAEQEKVYGQKINGPLRGYKVTPYEGGIREPFIARWPGVIPSGSVSEQIVGLVDCYATAADIVKQPLAEQDAPDSVSLLPVLTNPKQAVREQIITQSWVASNPDCAKQIRVGDWKLLVPGKRSKDQALQLYHLKDDLAEQNNLAKTQPAKVKELMERLEKAISDGRTR; this comes from the coding sequence ATGAATCATTTTAAACTAACATTTATTGCCTTGTCTGTTTCTACATTGGTAGCCGCAGCTGAAACATCAAAACCTAACATTGTTCTTATTCTTGCCGATGATATCGGTTATGGGGATTTTGGTTGTTATGGCTCGAAAAAAATCAAGACCCCGAATATTGATCGGCTCGCCCAGGAGGGAATGCGTTTTACCGATGCCTATGCGGGTGCGGCGACCTGCACTCCGACGCGATTTTCCATGCTGACGGGCAAGCATGCGTGGCGCCAACCGGGGACCGGGATTTTATCTGGTGATGCCCCGCTTTGTATTCCTGAGGGCACATCGACGATTGCCCAGGTAATGAAAAAAGCCGGGTATACCACTGCGGCTATTGGCAAATGGCATCTCGGTATGGGGCGTGAGGGGAAAACCGATTACAATGCTGAGATTGATGCCGGCCCGAATACGCTGGGCTTTGATTATTCGTTTTTGATCCCTGCCACTGGTGACCGGGTGCCTTGCGTCTATGTGGAAGATCACAAGGTGGTGAATCTGGACCCTGCGGACCCGATCAAGGTGAGCTTCAGAGGGAATGTTTTTGATAGCCCGACGGCAAAAACCCACCCGGAGTTGATTCGTCCGACGCATCGTGATCCGGTGCATGAGATTCGGGGTGGCTCGATCGTGAATGGGATCTGCCGGATTGGTTTTATGACCGGAGGTCAGACGGCTTTATGGCAGGATGATTCGATTGCCGATACCATCACGAACAAGGCGGTGCATTTTATCAAGGAAAACAAGGACAAGCCGTTCTTCCTGTATTTTTCCACTCATGATGTCCACGCTCCGATTGCCCCTAACCCTCGCTTTTTGGGAAGCAGTGGATTTGGTCGTCGAGGGGATACGATTCACCAATTTGACTGGTGTGTCGGTGAAATTATGAAAACGCTCGACGAGCAAGGAGTGGCTGACAATACCCTGCTGATTGTCACCAGTGACAATGGTGGCTGTGGTGTTTACGCCGAGCAGGAGAAAGTGTATGGCCAGAAGATTAACGGTCCTTTGCGTGGCTACAAGGTGACGCCGTATGAAGGGGGCATTCGTGAACCTTTTATCGCTCGGTGGCCTGGTGTTATCCCTTCCGGCTCCGTGAGTGAGCAAATCGTTGGTCTGGTCGATTGTTATGCCACGGCTGCCGATATCGTGAAACAGCCACTGGCTGAACAGGATGCGCCTGATAGTGTGAGTTTGCTGCCGGTGTTGACCAATCCAAAGCAAGCGGTGCGTGAGCAGATCATCACCCAGAGCTGGGTTGCCAGTAACCCGGACTGTGCCAAGCAAATCCGGGTGGGCGATTGGAAGCTACTGGTTCCCGGTAAGCGATCCAAGGACCAGGCATTGCAGTTGTATCATCTGAAGGACGATTTGGCCGAACAAAACAACCTGGCAAAAACGCAGCCAGCCAAGGTCAAGGAGCTGATGGAGCGGCTCGAAAAAGCCATCAGTGACGGTCGGACACGATGA
- a CDS encoding aminoacyl-tRNA deacylase translates to MIVKTLKEHLDAHQIKYTTTSHSPAFTAMEVAEMAHVPGKQMAKVVIMRLEQRLTMTVLPANYRINSARMVQAMHTANLRIANEDEFGHMFPDCELGAMPPFGNLYGMHTYVARSLAEDKWITFSAGTHSEVITMLTEDYLQLVKPKVISFTDRFYPIPEQHKTKHRL, encoded by the coding sequence ATGATCGTCAAAACCCTGAAAGAGCATCTGGATGCTCACCAAATCAAATACACCACCACCAGCCACTCCCCGGCATTCACTGCCATGGAAGTCGCTGAAATGGCACACGTTCCAGGCAAGCAAATGGCCAAAGTCGTCATCATGCGATTGGAACAACGCCTGACCATGACCGTCCTACCTGCGAACTACCGGATCAACTCCGCCCGTATGGTTCAGGCCATGCACACAGCCAACCTGCGCATTGCCAATGAAGATGAATTCGGCCACATGTTCCCGGATTGTGAGCTCGGAGCCATGCCTCCTTTTGGCAACCTGTATGGCATGCACACCTACGTGGCTCGTAGTCTGGCAGAAGACAAGTGGATCACCTTTAGCGCGGGCACCCACTCCGAAGTCATCACCATGCTGACGGAAGATTACCTGCAGCTGGTCAAACCAAAGGTGATTTCTTTCACCGACCGTTTTTACCCGATTCCTGAACAGCACAAAACCAAACATCGGCTTTAA
- a CDS encoding protein adenylyltransferase SelO yields the protein MPSIPFDNTYAQLPERFYVKQAAAQVPSPDLIQINRALAEELFIDPDWLQSPAGIGMLSGNDMPEGADPLAQAYAGHQFGGFVPELGDGRALLLGEVVARHGGRRDIQLKGSGLTPFSRGGDGKAALGPVLREYLLSEAMHALGVPTTRALAAVTTGEPVFRQDGPLAGAIFTRVAASHIRVGTFQYFAAQRDTAAVRELADYAIARHYPECLGTSGQPVAAAPYLAFFRAVIESQAQLVAHWMALGFIHGVMNTDNTSISGETIDYGPCAFMDAFHPDCVFSSIDVQGRYAWGNQPNIAYWNLTRLAETLLPLFDPDQDKAVAMAKLELDTFSDRFSDLYFRRFREKFGLADDAPDSLIQDALSLMANQSVDYTLFFRRLTQCASGESGGLLSDLFDDPEPFDEWFSVWSAHALPHGAVDRMRSANPVLIPRNHRVEQAIAAAYAGDFSVFHRLLGVLAHPYDDQAENEPYERPPTPDEVVHATFCGT from the coding sequence ATGCCAAGCATCCCTTTTGATAACACTTATGCCCAATTGCCTGAACGGTTTTATGTCAAACAGGCCGCCGCGCAGGTTCCTTCGCCTGATCTGATTCAAATCAACAGGGCGCTGGCAGAAGAACTGTTCATTGATCCTGACTGGCTCCAGTCCCCGGCCGGGATCGGGATGCTTTCAGGGAATGACATGCCGGAAGGAGCTGACCCCTTGGCCCAAGCATATGCAGGGCACCAGTTTGGGGGCTTTGTTCCCGAGCTTGGAGACGGTCGTGCCCTGTTGCTGGGTGAGGTGGTTGCCCGCCACGGGGGGAGGCGAGATATCCAGCTGAAGGGGTCTGGTCTGACGCCGTTTTCACGGGGTGGCGATGGTAAGGCGGCGCTGGGACCTGTGCTTCGTGAGTATCTCCTCAGCGAGGCGATGCATGCGCTCGGGGTGCCGACGACGCGCGCTTTGGCGGCCGTGACGACCGGTGAGCCGGTCTTTCGTCAGGACGGGCCGCTGGCTGGGGCAATTTTTACTCGCGTAGCCGCCAGTCATATCAGGGTGGGGACGTTTCAGTATTTCGCGGCCCAGCGGGATACGGCGGCGGTTCGTGAATTGGCGGATTATGCGATTGCCCGCCATTATCCAGAGTGCCTTGGCACGTCAGGGCAGCCGGTGGCGGCTGCCCCCTATCTGGCATTTTTCCGGGCCGTGATCGAGAGTCAGGCGCAGCTTGTCGCGCATTGGATGGCGCTGGGGTTTATTCACGGCGTGATGAATACCGATAATACATCGATCTCAGGAGAGACCATTGATTACGGCCCCTGTGCCTTTATGGACGCTTTTCATCCGGATTGTGTGTTCAGCTCGATTGATGTGCAGGGTCGCTATGCCTGGGGAAACCAGCCGAATATCGCGTATTGGAATCTGACCCGTTTGGCGGAAACTTTGCTGCCGCTGTTTGACCCGGATCAAGATAAGGCGGTAGCGATGGCCAAACTTGAGTTGGATACCTTTTCAGATCGCTTTTCTGATCTTTATTTCCGTAGATTCCGGGAGAAGTTCGGACTGGCGGATGATGCCCCGGATTCGCTTATCCAGGATGCCTTGTCATTGATGGCGAATCAGTCCGTTGACTACACCTTGTTTTTCCGCCGTCTGACCCAGTGTGCTTCCGGTGAGTCTGGGGGTCTCTTGTCGGACCTATTTGATGACCCCGAGCCATTTGACGAATGGTTTTCCGTTTGGTCCGCCCATGCCTTACCGCACGGTGCCGTGGACAGGATGCGTTCGGCCAATCCGGTGCTTATCCCACGAAACCATCGTGTGGAGCAAGCCATTGCCGCTGCGTATGCGGGTGACTTTTCTGTGTTTCATCGTTTGCTTGGAGTGCTTGCGCACCCATACGACGATCAAGCTGAAAATGAACCGTATGAACGGCCTCCGACTCCTGATGAAGTGGTACATGCAACCTTCTGCGGCACCTGA
- a CDS encoding alkaline phosphatase D family protein gives MNHLITTISAVIALTASSTASPDFKLDWDQTPDQQWTGPSTWANRLQDWNVHQNRVECTPNRNLPMRTLHLLSHDVEAANGSIELNVDLGRLDQETTQATGGAAGFLIGAGRGKMDYRAASIVHQVPGPGAGLFTGVDLQGRVFIHDNELGVYGYDDLKPLAQSKAQPKLSSGTVKLSCSATKQSNGTWKIEVTAKSADGKQSSTVSGEVPEERILGNLALVANPGGKNKDYARFWFDNWAGKGEGLKAHTDRSFGPVAGTQYTVSRRILKINAQMVPLPAKRLKGAILEVKKDGKWQKIATTDIDPVSFTALFRVENWDDTQDVPYRVTAPMPASDEQAWGGTIRRNPREKEEFAVAAFTGNHNFCKQIAAGPRHNKGRKGSWIEGSWFPHADLVDSISAQNPDLLFFSGDQVYEAASPSFPDRAAAELDYLYKWYLYVWAFRDLTCDIPTVSIPDDHDVFQGNFWGQGGRAAKRQNDGGYVYPAEFVKMVERTQTDNLPDPYDPTPVEQGIGVYYTGLNWGPMSFAIIEDRKFKTGPDSDEVKSGDKSKLVLLGGRQMKFLNEWVGDWSDGAAMKASLTATIFAQLHTWRNKDGSIEQDKDTNGWPVAGRNEALRSLRKGYTLMIGGDQHLATTAHHGVDEFGDSGWSICVPSIANYFPRSWKPIKAGMNRKPGQPEWAGDHHDSWGNKVSMYAVANPGKESGHKPELLHDRVPGYGIIRFNQKTRNIEMANWPRYATVGKGEPYEGWPVTVSQQSNYGRNPVAYLPEIFSEKTNPVVKVIEKKSGELVYALRINGNKFTPGVFAEGEYTVKVGEPDTKEWAVLSVKTGAKQETINLGENDFDAE, from the coding sequence ATGAACCATCTGATCACCACCATAAGCGCCGTCATCGCACTGACAGCATCATCCACCGCCAGCCCTGATTTCAAACTGGACTGGGATCAAACCCCAGACCAACAATGGACAGGCCCTAGCACCTGGGCCAACCGACTCCAGGACTGGAACGTTCATCAAAACCGGGTCGAATGCACTCCGAACCGTAACCTGCCGATGCGCACCCTGCATCTGTTGAGCCACGACGTCGAAGCCGCCAACGGCAGCATCGAATTAAACGTCGACCTCGGCCGTCTGGACCAAGAGACCACCCAAGCGACAGGTGGTGCCGCCGGATTCCTGATCGGAGCAGGCAGAGGAAAAATGGACTACCGTGCAGCCTCCATCGTGCATCAAGTCCCTGGCCCCGGTGCCGGACTCTTTACCGGAGTGGATCTACAAGGCCGCGTCTTTATCCACGACAACGAACTCGGGGTGTATGGCTACGACGATCTCAAGCCACTCGCACAAAGCAAAGCACAGCCAAAACTGAGCAGTGGAACGGTCAAGCTGAGCTGCTCCGCCACAAAACAATCCAATGGCACTTGGAAAATCGAAGTCACTGCCAAGTCAGCCGATGGAAAACAATCCTCCACCGTATCCGGTGAGGTGCCCGAAGAACGCATACTCGGCAACCTCGCCCTGGTCGCCAACCCAGGAGGCAAAAACAAAGACTATGCCCGGTTCTGGTTCGACAACTGGGCGGGTAAAGGTGAAGGCTTGAAGGCACACACCGATCGCAGCTTCGGTCCGGTGGCCGGAACGCAATACACCGTGAGCCGACGCATTCTCAAAATCAACGCACAGATGGTACCACTGCCCGCCAAACGGCTGAAAGGTGCCATCCTCGAAGTCAAAAAGGACGGTAAGTGGCAAAAGATCGCAACGACGGACATCGATCCCGTCTCGTTCACCGCCCTGTTCCGTGTTGAGAACTGGGACGACACCCAGGATGTTCCCTACCGCGTCACGGCCCCCATGCCAGCCTCGGACGAACAAGCATGGGGTGGCACCATCCGTCGTAACCCACGCGAGAAGGAAGAGTTCGCCGTTGCCGCTTTCACCGGGAACCACAACTTCTGCAAACAAATTGCCGCAGGGCCGCGCCACAACAAGGGGCGCAAAGGAAGCTGGATCGAAGGATCATGGTTCCCACATGCAGACCTGGTCGACAGCATTAGCGCACAAAACCCAGACCTGCTCTTCTTTTCCGGCGATCAGGTGTATGAAGCCGCCAGCCCCTCGTTCCCGGATCGGGCCGCCGCCGAACTCGACTACCTCTACAAGTGGTATCTCTACGTCTGGGCTTTCCGCGATCTGACCTGTGATATCCCAACCGTCTCCATCCCCGATGATCACGACGTGTTCCAAGGTAATTTCTGGGGCCAGGGAGGCCGCGCTGCCAAGCGGCAAAACGACGGAGGCTACGTCTATCCGGCAGAGTTCGTCAAGATGGTGGAACGCACCCAGACAGACAACCTTCCCGACCCCTATGACCCAACACCGGTCGAACAAGGCATCGGCGTTTATTACACCGGACTCAACTGGGGGCCCATGAGTTTTGCCATCATCGAAGACCGCAAGTTTAAAACCGGCCCGGATTCCGACGAAGTGAAATCCGGAGACAAAAGCAAGTTAGTGCTTCTCGGAGGCCGCCAAATGAAATTCCTTAACGAATGGGTTGGCGACTGGAGTGATGGTGCCGCAATGAAAGCCTCGCTGACCGCTACGATTTTCGCCCAGCTCCACACCTGGCGCAATAAAGACGGCAGCATCGAACAAGACAAGGACACAAACGGCTGGCCGGTAGCCGGCAGAAACGAGGCCCTACGCTCATTGCGCAAGGGATACACGCTCATGATTGGCGGCGACCAGCACCTTGCCACCACCGCCCACCATGGCGTGGATGAATTTGGCGATAGCGGCTGGAGCATCTGCGTGCCATCGATTGCTAACTATTTCCCACGTTCGTGGAAACCGATCAAGGCAGGCATGAACCGCAAACCCGGCCAACCGGAGTGGGCCGGCGACCACCATGATTCATGGGGGAATAAAGTCAGCATGTATGCTGTGGCCAACCCAGGCAAAGAAAGCGGACACAAACCGGAGCTACTGCACGACCGCGTGCCGGGCTATGGCATCATCCGCTTCAACCAAAAGACGCGCAACATCGAGATGGCAAACTGGCCGCGCTACGCAACCGTTGGTAAAGGAGAGCCCTACGAAGGATGGCCGGTCACGGTGAGCCAGCAATCCAATTATGGACGCAACCCGGTTGCCTATTTACCTGAAATTTTCTCAGAGAAAACCAATCCGGTGGTGAAGGTCATTGAGAAAAAATCAGGAGAGCTGGTGTATGCTCTGCGGATCAATGGTAACAAATTCACTCCGGGCGTTTTTGCTGAAGGTGAATATACGGTCAAAGTCGGTGAGCCAGACACCAAGGAATGGGCGGTTTTATCGGTAAAAACAGGAGCCAAGCAAGAGACCATCAACCTTGGCGAAAATGATTTTGATGCTGAGTAG
- a CDS encoding Txe/YoeB family addiction module toxin, with translation MSYKLVYTRQSKKDAKKLKGTHMAKKAKELLEVIAEDPFADPPPFEPLVGDLKGAYSRRINIQHRLVYSVDENEGVIRVLRLWTHYE, from the coding sequence GTGAGTTATAAGCTGGTTTATACGCGTCAGTCCAAAAAGGACGCTAAAAAACTTAAGGGCACTCACATGGCGAAGAAAGCTAAGGAACTGCTTGAGGTTATAGCCGAAGACCCATTTGCTGACCCTCCGCCTTTTGAGCCGCTAGTGGGGGATCTTAAGGGGGCGTATTCTCGACGTATCAATATTCAGCATCGACTGGTCTACTCGGTTGATGAGAATGAAGGGGTTATCAGAGTTTTGAGGCTCTGGACACACTACGAATAA
- a CDS encoding type II toxin-antitoxin system Phd/YefM family antitoxin — MRTITATSARSDLYRIIDSAQSTHEPIQITGKRGNAVLVAEDDWRAIQETIYLLGIPGMRDSIIQGMAENIDDCSEEIDL; from the coding sequence ATGAGGACAATTACAGCGACATCAGCACGCTCAGATCTATATAGAATCATAGATTCAGCACAGTCTACGCATGAGCCTATTCAGATCACGGGCAAGCGCGGCAATGCTGTTTTGGTCGCCGAGGATGATTGGCGAGCCATTCAAGAGACTATTTATCTGCTTGGGATTCCGGGAATGAGAGATTCAATCATTCAGGGGATGGCCGAGAATATTGATGATTGTTCAGAGGAGATCGATCTGTGA
- a CDS encoding endo-alpha-N-acetylgalactosaminidase family protein — MRTHFLKSIVFSSSAGFLLSAFPLSAKSETIESDQLNVQIDAAFPRVIDYTWKESKAVLYGQEAALSEVKINGEAHTPKVSFRKMGSDKARYQLDFAKLKLSMSVDLSVAGNVLQWKVSDMDEKGAFKVKSIEFPNHALVSIQSNQSDAALATALTTGNWNKITEEFTTLADKAVDKAPVKQSYAVINTGQLAASIDNNVIQYERVRAQTTASGDQKRYSIWNGVWTYREIDTETLALPWSKVFITADENGDGTVNWQDGAIAYRKNMPEPVGSDDIRSSISYISFNGGSVAIAPFLRALEDAKQLNLMLDGFGQMIQLKGYQSEGHDAAHPDCAGNYNRRAGGLNDLSVFLKHAPKYNIKPGVHINVSESYPEAKNFSDTILRVPYQGGWSWYDSALKMDYRKDILSGSLDARLDQMNEELPGLSWVYVDVYGDHYGNDFWAAHKLGSKLNDNGWMVATEYFGPMERQLLWAHHLYAVPDTKLIRFIKNHVADIFKQHPLLKGAKAFGVGGWENNYNFNKVVDAFFTTNLPTKYMQHFPITRMTDKRIDFEGKVHVEDSNGWKLYRDGVLLSDGYSMFIPWDPVKEDKIYYRSTSTETRTWELPESWKNNKTLKLYQLTRLGRKFVQDLSVVDGKVGILAEPNTPYVLYPAAAPAQNVIWGEGGHVKDPGFSSETFDSWTKQQSEGSTGEAKIVVDAHANAMLSLDSGKSGDAKAVGVSQTISGLKSGTTYTASVWVKVTGGRKASIGVNAPGQKMLSNWVDRTDHVRSEGRLKYKGTTFQRLAVEFDAPKGGGKVNLMLWAEQGDAGSSARFDDVRIIELQGKTDRKNALVFEDFEHVDEQWGPFVAANGTDHTHLSELNPGKTKDTINGNFSLKNLNEGKTGEIYRTLQSTLKLKPNTEYTIRFEYLNENAEGRFIAAKSKDGGEAATTLNKAIPKGKGTFTATFKTGKHSDYYLTLGTDKKSGKLFVIDDFLVKEAQ, encoded by the coding sequence ATGAGAACCCACTTCTTGAAGTCGATTGTATTTTCTAGCTCCGCCGGTTTCCTTCTGAGTGCTTTCCCCCTCAGTGCCAAGTCCGAGACCATCGAATCCGATCAGTTGAATGTGCAGATTGACGCTGCCTTTCCGCGGGTGATCGACTACACATGGAAGGAGAGCAAAGCGGTTCTTTATGGCCAGGAAGCCGCATTGAGCGAGGTGAAGATCAACGGGGAAGCGCACACTCCGAAAGTGAGTTTCCGCAAAATGGGCAGCGACAAGGCCCGATATCAATTGGATTTCGCCAAACTCAAGCTCAGCATGAGCGTGGACCTCAGTGTTGCCGGCAATGTGTTGCAGTGGAAGGTCTCTGATATGGATGAAAAGGGGGCGTTCAAGGTGAAGAGTATTGAGTTTCCCAATCATGCCCTCGTTTCCATCCAAAGCAACCAAAGCGATGCGGCACTTGCCACAGCCCTGACAACCGGCAACTGGAACAAAATCACCGAAGAGTTCACCACCCTTGCGGATAAAGCTGTCGATAAAGCCCCGGTCAAGCAAAGCTATGCGGTCATCAACACCGGTCAGCTTGCGGCCAGCATCGATAACAATGTCATCCAGTATGAGCGGGTCCGGGCACAGACGACGGCGAGCGGCGATCAAAAAAGGTATTCAATCTGGAATGGTGTCTGGACGTATCGTGAAATTGATACCGAGACGCTTGCGCTTCCTTGGTCGAAAGTGTTCATCACAGCGGATGAAAATGGGGACGGCACCGTCAACTGGCAGGACGGCGCGATTGCTTACCGGAAGAACATGCCCGAGCCGGTGGGATCCGATGACATTCGCAGCTCGATTTCGTATATCAGTTTCAATGGTGGCAGTGTGGCGATAGCGCCCTTTTTGCGTGCCTTGGAAGATGCCAAGCAGCTGAACTTGATGCTTGATGGCTTCGGACAGATGATCCAGCTCAAAGGATACCAATCGGAAGGGCATGACGCCGCGCACCCGGACTGTGCCGGTAATTACAACCGTCGTGCAGGGGGACTCAATGACCTCTCGGTGTTTCTGAAACATGCTCCGAAGTACAATATCAAACCCGGTGTGCACATTAACGTGTCGGAATCCTATCCTGAGGCGAAAAACTTCAGCGACACTATCCTTAGGGTGCCATACCAAGGTGGGTGGTCATGGTATGACAGCGCTCTGAAAATGGACTACCGCAAAGACATCCTTTCCGGCAGCCTGGATGCCCGTCTTGACCAGATGAATGAAGAGCTCCCGGGACTTTCATGGGTGTATGTGGATGTGTATGGCGATCACTACGGGAATGATTTCTGGGCTGCCCACAAATTAGGCAGCAAACTGAATGACAACGGTTGGATGGTCGCCACCGAATATTTCGGACCGATGGAGCGGCAGTTACTTTGGGCTCACCACCTCTACGCGGTTCCCGATACCAAGCTGATTCGCTTCATAAAAAACCATGTCGCTGATATTTTCAAACAGCACCCACTCCTGAAAGGAGCAAAGGCCTTTGGCGTGGGCGGATGGGAAAACAATTACAACTTTAACAAAGTGGTGGATGCCTTCTTCACAACCAATCTACCGACCAAGTACATGCAGCATTTCCCGATCACCAGGATGACGGACAAACGCATCGATTTCGAGGGTAAGGTGCATGTTGAAGATTCCAACGGTTGGAAACTTTACCGGGACGGCGTACTTCTCAGCGATGGTTACAGCATGTTCATTCCATGGGACCCCGTGAAGGAAGATAAAATCTACTACCGTAGCACCAGCACCGAAACCCGAACCTGGGAGCTTCCCGAGAGCTGGAAAAACAATAAAACGCTCAAGCTCTACCAACTCACGCGTTTGGGTCGTAAGTTTGTCCAAGATCTCTCCGTGGTTGATGGTAAGGTAGGTATTCTGGCCGAGCCCAATACGCCGTATGTTCTTTATCCGGCAGCAGCTCCTGCCCAGAATGTCATCTGGGGTGAGGGTGGACATGTGAAAGACCCGGGCTTCAGTAGTGAAACCTTTGATTCGTGGACGAAGCAGCAAAGCGAGGGAAGCACGGGAGAGGCCAAGATTGTGGTGGATGCCCATGCCAACGCGATGCTGAGTTTGGACTCCGGCAAATCGGGTGATGCCAAAGCGGTCGGCGTTTCCCAGACGATCAGCGGGTTAAAATCCGGGACGACCTACACCGCCTCTGTCTGGGTGAAGGTGACCGGAGGACGTAAGGCCTCGATCGGGGTGAACGCCCCGGGACAAAAAATGCTGAGTAACTGGGTGGACCGGACCGACCACGTTCGTTCCGAAGGTCGCTTGAAGTATAAAGGTACGACCTTCCAGCGCCTTGCCGTTGAATTTGATGCCCCCAAAGGGGGAGGGAAGGTGAATCTCATGCTTTGGGCCGAGCAGGGTGACGCGGGATCATCTGCACGGTTCGACGATGTTCGGATCATTGAGCTTCAAGGGAAAACCGACCGTAAAAACGCATTGGTTTTTGAGGACTTTGAACATGTGGATGAGCAATGGGGGCCGTTTGTTGCCGCGAATGGAACCGATCATACTCACCTCTCCGAGCTGAATCCGGGGAAAACCAAAGATACCATCAACGGAAATTTTTCTTTGAAAAACCTCAACGAAGGAAAAACCGGTGAGATTTACCGCACGCTTCAGTCGACGCTCAAACTAAAACCAAACACGGAATACACGATCCGCTTCGAATACCTTAATGAGAATGCGGAAGGACGGTTCATAGCCGCCAAAAGCAAGGATGGAGGCGAGGCTGCCACCACCCTCAACAAAGCTATCCCCAAGGGCAAAGGCACCTTCACCGCCACGTTCAAAACAGGCAAGCACAGCGACTACTACCTCACATTGGGGACGGACAAAAAAAGCGGCAAACTCTTTGTTATCGATGATTTCCTAGTCAAAGAAGCCCAGTAA